The following is a genomic window from Sphingobacterium spiritivorum.
AACTCTTGACTATTCCTTTGGAAACCAAAAATTTCAATCTGAAATTTTCTACATCAGCTGAAGTCTGCGGATTGAACTGCTCGATCTCTTCAGTATACTGCTTTATTTTATCTTGCAACATAAGGCCAAAGATACAGCAAAAATTAAAAAAGTTAAAATGACATCGGTATTGATTGCGCATTAGTTTTACGAATACCGACACCTGGTTGTCATATTACCCGTCTAACTGAAGATTTACACCTGATCAGGATAACGCTGTATTTTACATACAAACTAAAAAAGGATCCTGTTTTAGCAGAATCCTTTAGTAACATTATATCGTCTCTTTTCTTTTAAAACGGTAGTCCGTCATTGTCATCATCTAACTCTTTAAAGTCAACCTGCTGCTCTTTATTTTCTACTGCTTTATCTGCCGACGCAGCAGTGGTTCCACCCTGAGCTGGTTGTTCAAAATCAGATTTACGACCTAGTAAAGTAAAGTTCTCAGCTACTACTTCTGTAGTGTATCTGCGAATCCCCTCCTTATCTTCATAAGTCCGCGTTCTGAGACGTCCTTCAATGTATACCAGACGCCCTTTGTTCAAATATTTGGCTGCAACATCGGCCAGGCCTCTCCACATCACGATATTGTGCCATTCTGTTTGTTCTACTTTTCGACCATCTTTGTTGAATGTTTCTGAAGTTGCTAACGGGAAACTGGCAACGCTGACGTTGCCTTCTAAGTAACGGATTTCAGGGTCCTTGCCCAAATGCCCAACCAAGATAACTTTGTTAATGCCTGACATGATATAAATTTAGGTGTTTAGTAATTAGCTAATGTTGGTTTCTATAAAACTAAAAATCAACTTATGTTGAGCTAATTTATTTAAATCTTTTAAGAATACATAATTCCAAGACTTTTTTTTCAACTTTAATGCTGAAGGATTATTGACTTTATAGAATTGTGCATAAATATTCTGATGACTGAGTATATGTTTGATTACATTGCCTTTTAATTCAAGGGAAAGATCTTCCGAAAAATATTCTTTTATACGCTCATCTTTCAGAATATCGAGTCCCGAAAGCGGTTCTGTCGTTTCAATCATCGGAAATTCATACAGGTTCTGCCATACATCTCCTTCACCACGTCTGGACATCATAATCTTATCATCCTCTTCTATAATAAAATAATGGAAATACCTGTTTCTGCTGCCTTTTCCTTTCTTTTTAAGGGGTAGCAGATGTACTTTATCTTCTTTCAGGGCTACGCATTCCTGATTAAAGATACAGATACCACAGGCTGGTGATTTGGGTTTGCATTGCATAGCTCCGAAATCCATAATAGCCTGGTTATACCGCGCAGGATCATCTGCATCCAGCATTTCATTTGCCAGTTCGGTAAAAACCTTCTTTCCTGCCG
Proteins encoded in this region:
- a CDS encoding single-stranded DNA-binding protein, yielding MSGINKVILVGHLGKDPEIRYLEGNVSVASFPLATSETFNKDGRKVEQTEWHNIVMWRGLADVAAKYLNKGRLVYIEGRLRTRTYEDKEGIRRYTTEVVAENFTLLGRKSDFEQPAQGGTTAASADKAVENKEQQVDFKELDDDNDGLPF
- the mutY gene encoding A/G-specific adenine glycosylase, which translates into the protein MSFSKRLIAWYDQHGRDLPWRHTQDPYIIWLSEIILQQTRVEQGMPYFMRFSEQYPTVQDFASADEDHILNLWQGLGYYSRGRNMHKAARMVVSDFAGIFPTAYDEVIKLPGVGEYTAAAISSISANQAKAVLDGNVFRVLSRYFGVEVEINTPAGKKVFTELANEMLDADDPARYNQAIMDFGAMQCKPKSPACGICIFNQECVALKEDKVHLLPLKKKGKGSRNRYFHYFIIEEDDKIMMSRRGEGDVWQNLYEFPMIETTEPLSGLDILKDERIKEYFSEDLSLELKGNVIKHILSHQNIYAQFYKVNNPSALKLKKKSWNYVFLKDLNKLAQHKLIFSFIETNIS